The Bombus terrestris chromosome 4, iyBomTerr1.2, whole genome shotgun sequence genome has a window encoding:
- the LOC100650181 gene encoding acidic leucine-rich nuclear phosphoprotein 32 family member B: MSSKENNEVAVEKVTENDKASGDAKCEIKGMKRPAEEKNDETKKQKKEENGDGEVEEEEIEEEVEEEEEVDGDGEEDDEDDDIPEGEEDLEEGEDEEEDDAEGELEGEVEDDEEDA, translated from the exons ATGAGTAGCAAGGAAAATAACGAGGTCGCTGTTGAGAAGGTGACTGAGAACGACAAGGCTTCTGGAGACGCGAAGTGTGAGATCAAAGGAATGAAGAGGCCAGCGGAG GAAAAAAATGATGAaacaaaaaaacagaaaaaagaagaaaatggtgATGGAGaggtagaagaagaagagataGAAGAGGaagtcgaagaagaagaagaagtcgaCGGAGATGGCGAAGAAGACGATGAAGATGATGACATAccagaaggagaagaagatttAGAAGAGGGTGAAG ACGAAGAGGAAGATGACGCAGAAGGTGAATTAGAGGGAGAAGTggaagacgacgaagaagacgCATAA
- the LOC100631054 gene encoding embryonic polarity protein dorsal isoform X3, translating to MEQFHDMSDGNINISDVIEVIQTTDPGFVECSEKEDQLPLEMNTGRLLPYVEIIEQPASKALRFRYECEGRSAGSIPGVNSTPENKTFPSIRIVGYKGRAVVVVSCVTKDQPHRPHPHNLVGKEACKRGVCTVEVSSENMTVTFANLGIQCVKKKDIEEALKIREEIRVDPFRTGFEHKRQPTSIDLNAVRLCFQVFLEGGQKGKFNVPLPPVVSDPIFDKKAMSDLVICKLSHSNASVAGGMEMILLCEKVAKEDIQVRFFEEKEGQVIWEGFGDFQPVHVHKQTAIAFKTPTYRMQQVEQPVQICIQLKRPSDGATSEPLPFQMLPLGADDPGSLRRKRQKFNNSPNALVLRHVQTEAEKHAAALNQPIQYNFNIVKSEKISPYGGSVGSGGSFPLYTMGTTSPQPQSSMQTLRPQVSPGRASPMEYSPYNSALIQSQPSPQYQSTSSHIVQQPSTGTYAQQQFPYVHDILQVHPQEQLVLNRVTSNYHEEFQSLDNAGGVEGADVTSVLDMDSRQYSFDLSFNQLDSAELAAFDTALSENLSSGLSISDSTKPETNKETNTGSSNIEESNNMTDSFTRITNNTIQELCTLNNMYKPTREVND from the exons ATGGAACAATTCCATGATATGAGTgatggaaatataaatataagtgaTGTCA TTGAAGTCATCCAAACTACCGATCCTGGGTTTGTGGAATGTAGTGAAAAGGAGGATCAACTGCCACTGGAAATGAACACTGGGAGGTTATTACCATATGTTGAAATAATAGAACAGCCAGCAAGTAAAGCTTTACGTTTTCGCTATGAATGTGAAGGCAGATCGGCTGGTAGTATACCAGGAGTAAACAGTACACCAGAAAACAAAACATTTCCTAGTATAAGA ATAGTTGGATATAAAGGTAGAGCTGTAGTTGTAGTATCATGTGTAACAAAAGATCAACCACACAGACCTCATCCTCATAATCTTGTTGGAAAGGAAGCATGTAAACGTGGTGTATGTACAGTAGAAGTCTCATCAGAAAATATGACAGTCACATTTGCAAATCTTGGTATTCAATGTGTTAAGAAAAAGGATATTGAAGAGGCACTTAAAATAAGAGAGGAAATTCGTGTAGATCCCTTTCGAA CTGGCTTCGAACATAAAAGACAACCTACTAGTATTGATCTAAATGCAGTGAGATTGTGCTTTCAAGTTTTCTTAGAAGGaggacaaaaaggaaaattcaaTGTGCCATTACCACCAGTTGTATCTGACCCTATATTTGATAAAA AAGCAATGTCAGATCTTGTGATATGCAAGCTCAGTCACTCTAATGCGTCGGTTGCTGGTGGTATGGAAATGATTTTATTATGCGAGAAGGTTGCAAAGGAAGATATACAAGTTAGATTTTTCGAGGAGAAGGAGGGGCAAGTTATTTGGGAAGGATTTGGTGATTTTCAGCCCGTTCACGTACATAAGCAA ACAGCAATTGCATTCAAAACACCCACATATCGCATGCAGCAAGTGGAGCAACCGGTGCAAATATGCATTCAACTGAAAAGACCGTCGGATGGTGCGACGAGCGAACCATTACCTTTTCAGATGTTACCTCTCGGTGCAG ATGATCCTGGTTCGTTAAGGCGAAAGcgacaaaaatttaataacagcCCAAATGCGCTAGTTTTGAGGCATGTACAGACAGAAGCTGAGAAGC ATGCTGCAGCGTTAAATCAACCGATCCAATACAATTTTAACATTGTCAAATCAGAAAAAATATCTCCGTACGGAGGCTCAGTCGGAAGTGGAGGATCCtttccgttatatactatgggaACCACTTCTCCACAACCGCAATCTAGTATGCAAACGTTGAG GCCACAAGTATCGCCAGGTCGTGCATCGCCGATGGAGTACAGTCCATACAACTCAGCACTTATTCAATCACAACCATCACCGCAATATCAATCAACAAGCAGTCATATCGTACAACAACCATCAACCGGAACGTATGCACAACAACAATTTCCATATGTACATGACATATTACAAGTACACCCGCAAGAACAATTAGTGTTAAACAGAGTTACATCAAACTATCACGAAGAATTTCAATCGTTGGACAATGCTG GTGGAGTGGAAGGGGCAGATGTCACAAGTGTTTTAGATATGGACAGTCGGCAGTACAGTTTCGATTTAAGTTTTAATCAACTTGATTCGGCAGAACTCGCCGCTTTTGATACCGCTCTTTCTGAAAATTTATCCAGTGGATTATCCATTTCAGATTCTACCAag CCGGAAACGAACAAAGAGACAAACACAGGATCAAGCAACATCGAAGAAAGTAATAACATGACCGATAGTTTTACAAGAATTACTAATAACACTATTCAGGAACTGTGCactttaaataatatgtataaaccAACGCGGGAAGTTAACGACTGA
- the LOC100631054 gene encoding embryonic polarity protein dorsal isoform X2, with protein MEQFHDMSDGNINISDVIEVIQTTDPGFVECSEKEDQLPLEMNTGRLLPYVEIIEQPASKALRFRYECEGRSAGSIPGVNSTPENKTFPSIRIVGYKGRAVVVVSCVTKDQPHRPHPHNLVGKEACKRGVCTVEVSSENMTVTFANLGIQCVKKKDIEEALKIREEIRVDPFRTGFEHKRQPTSIDLNAVRLCFQVFLEGGQKGKFNVPLPPVVSDPIFDKKAMSDLVICKLSHSNASVAGGMEMILLCEKVAKEDIQVRFFEEKEGQVIWEGFGDFQPVHVHKQTAIAFKTPTYRMQQVEQPVQICIQLKRPSDGATSEPLPFQMLPLGADDPGSLRRKRQKFNNSPNALVLRHVQTEAEKHAAALNQPIQYNFNIVKSEKISPYGGSVGSGGSFPLYTMGTTSPQPQSSMQTLRPQVSPGRASPMEYSPYNSALIQSQPSPQYQSTSSHIVQQPSTGTYAQQQFPYVHDILQVHPQEQLVLNRVTSNYHEEFQSLDNAAGGVEGADVTSVLDMDSRQYSFDLSFNQLDSAELAAFDTALSENLSSGLSISDSTKPETNKETNTGSSNIEESNNMTDSFTRITNNTIQELCTLNNMYKPTREVND; from the exons ATGGAACAATTCCATGATATGAGTgatggaaatataaatataagtgaTGTCA TTGAAGTCATCCAAACTACCGATCCTGGGTTTGTGGAATGTAGTGAAAAGGAGGATCAACTGCCACTGGAAATGAACACTGGGAGGTTATTACCATATGTTGAAATAATAGAACAGCCAGCAAGTAAAGCTTTACGTTTTCGCTATGAATGTGAAGGCAGATCGGCTGGTAGTATACCAGGAGTAAACAGTACACCAGAAAACAAAACATTTCCTAGTATAAGA ATAGTTGGATATAAAGGTAGAGCTGTAGTTGTAGTATCATGTGTAACAAAAGATCAACCACACAGACCTCATCCTCATAATCTTGTTGGAAAGGAAGCATGTAAACGTGGTGTATGTACAGTAGAAGTCTCATCAGAAAATATGACAGTCACATTTGCAAATCTTGGTATTCAATGTGTTAAGAAAAAGGATATTGAAGAGGCACTTAAAATAAGAGAGGAAATTCGTGTAGATCCCTTTCGAA CTGGCTTCGAACATAAAAGACAACCTACTAGTATTGATCTAAATGCAGTGAGATTGTGCTTTCAAGTTTTCTTAGAAGGaggacaaaaaggaaaattcaaTGTGCCATTACCACCAGTTGTATCTGACCCTATATTTGATAAAA AAGCAATGTCAGATCTTGTGATATGCAAGCTCAGTCACTCTAATGCGTCGGTTGCTGGTGGTATGGAAATGATTTTATTATGCGAGAAGGTTGCAAAGGAAGATATACAAGTTAGATTTTTCGAGGAGAAGGAGGGGCAAGTTATTTGGGAAGGATTTGGTGATTTTCAGCCCGTTCACGTACATAAGCAA ACAGCAATTGCATTCAAAACACCCACATATCGCATGCAGCAAGTGGAGCAACCGGTGCAAATATGCATTCAACTGAAAAGACCGTCGGATGGTGCGACGAGCGAACCATTACCTTTTCAGATGTTACCTCTCGGTGCAG ATGATCCTGGTTCGTTAAGGCGAAAGcgacaaaaatttaataacagcCCAAATGCGCTAGTTTTGAGGCATGTACAGACAGAAGCTGAGAAGC ATGCTGCAGCGTTAAATCAACCGATCCAATACAATTTTAACATTGTCAAATCAGAAAAAATATCTCCGTACGGAGGCTCAGTCGGAAGTGGAGGATCCtttccgttatatactatgggaACCACTTCTCCACAACCGCAATCTAGTATGCAAACGTTGAG GCCACAAGTATCGCCAGGTCGTGCATCGCCGATGGAGTACAGTCCATACAACTCAGCACTTATTCAATCACAACCATCACCGCAATATCAATCAACAAGCAGTCATATCGTACAACAACCATCAACCGGAACGTATGCACAACAACAATTTCCATATGTACATGACATATTACAAGTACACCCGCAAGAACAATTAGTGTTAAACAGAGTTACATCAAACTATCACGAAGAATTTCAATCGTTGGACAATGCTG caGGTGGAGTGGAAGGGGCAGATGTCACAAGTGTTTTAGATATGGACAGTCGGCAGTACAGTTTCGATTTAAGTTTTAATCAACTTGATTCGGCAGAACTCGCCGCTTTTGATACCGCTCTTTCTGAAAATTTATCCAGTGGATTATCCATTTCAGATTCTACCAag CCGGAAACGAACAAAGAGACAAACACAGGATCAAGCAACATCGAAGAAAGTAATAACATGACCGATAGTTTTACAAGAATTACTAATAACACTATTCAGGAACTGTGCactttaaataatatgtataaaccAACGCGGGAAGTTAACGACTGA
- the LOC100631054 gene encoding embryonic polarity protein dorsal isoform X1, producing the protein MEQFHDMSDGNINISDVIEVIQTTDPGFVECSEKEDQLPLEMNTGRLLPYVEIIEQPASKALRFRYECEGRSAGSIPGVNSTPENKTFPSIRIVGYKGRAVVVVSCVTKDQPHRPHPHNLVGKEACKRGVCTVEVSSENMTVTFANLGIQCVKKKDIEEALKIREEIRVDPFRTGFEHKRQPTSIDLNAVRLCFQVFLEGGQKGKFNVPLPPVVSDPIFDKKAMSDLVICKLSHSNASVAGGMEMILLCEKVAKEDIQVRFFEEKEGQVIWEGFGDFQPVHVHKQTAIAFKTPTYRMQQVEQPVQICIQLKRPSDGATSEPLPFQMLPLGAGRPAFWSLRKAFARKKTDYSTFSKILATESALFSNVTPKFPRNVDEYNNNDDFNVKKSSNKISALRALNDLYNVKNTLDSCNGNIEMNQNISQNVNHIKSTIIDYQNNEIPINEEKQTRENEQINRMYKIDNRYIDKEMNDDNSGTLSRTKSDSTAENTCVFKQNADISKNNSDWFDYSEVGKWVQKGQMCLKEKDNETDFKTETTEDCNKSFNELLTQVAELDQIYADTHTKLVQAAIEQNTTDQSMDIDVCDNQTYTSLQMAMKNPIEFIDLPNERKYEDVCIPKADVNQSCPSPPVTTKRDGTQETEERLPPLPPKRIRKMPSMPLLPRPISSHMTSESFVEAPNKTLPSLPATLTKNSKQGLFSKLFAKKAKKDKDSISNVSKENSQPLCFTGNVSYMTTNNTPTSPQLQISRPSAISTNSVKSLKLEGDETPPYGIELTEAEHYALYTAMAPHATVSEFDEMSFYYSPVEGGKIYSEKKET; encoded by the exons ATGGAACAATTCCATGATATGAGTgatggaaatataaatataagtgaTGTCA TTGAAGTCATCCAAACTACCGATCCTGGGTTTGTGGAATGTAGTGAAAAGGAGGATCAACTGCCACTGGAAATGAACACTGGGAGGTTATTACCATATGTTGAAATAATAGAACAGCCAGCAAGTAAAGCTTTACGTTTTCGCTATGAATGTGAAGGCAGATCGGCTGGTAGTATACCAGGAGTAAACAGTACACCAGAAAACAAAACATTTCCTAGTATAAGA ATAGTTGGATATAAAGGTAGAGCTGTAGTTGTAGTATCATGTGTAACAAAAGATCAACCACACAGACCTCATCCTCATAATCTTGTTGGAAAGGAAGCATGTAAACGTGGTGTATGTACAGTAGAAGTCTCATCAGAAAATATGACAGTCACATTTGCAAATCTTGGTATTCAATGTGTTAAGAAAAAGGATATTGAAGAGGCACTTAAAATAAGAGAGGAAATTCGTGTAGATCCCTTTCGAA CTGGCTTCGAACATAAAAGACAACCTACTAGTATTGATCTAAATGCAGTGAGATTGTGCTTTCAAGTTTTCTTAGAAGGaggacaaaaaggaaaattcaaTGTGCCATTACCACCAGTTGTATCTGACCCTATATTTGATAAAA AAGCAATGTCAGATCTTGTGATATGCAAGCTCAGTCACTCTAATGCGTCGGTTGCTGGTGGTATGGAAATGATTTTATTATGCGAGAAGGTTGCAAAGGAAGATATACAAGTTAGATTTTTCGAGGAGAAGGAGGGGCAAGTTATTTGGGAAGGATTTGGTGATTTTCAGCCCGTTCACGTACATAAGCAA ACAGCAATTGCATTCAAAACACCCACATATCGCATGCAGCAAGTGGAGCAACCGGTGCAAATATGCATTCAACTGAAAAGACCGTCGGATGGTGCGACGAGCGAACCATTACCTTTTCAGATGTTACCTCTCGGTGCAGGTAGGCCTGCTTTCTGGTCTTTACGGAAAGCATTTGCCAGGAAGAAAACAGATTATAGTACATTTAGTAAAATCTTAGCCACTGAATCGGCATTATTTTCAAACGTTACCCCTAAATTTCCGCGTAATGTCGAtgagtataataataatgatgatttCAATGTAAAAAAATCGAGTAATAAAATTTCTGCGTTACGCGCTTTAAATGatttatataacgtaaaaaataCATTAGATTCTTGTAATGGAAATATAGAAATGAATCAAAATATCTCACAAAATGTAAATCATATTAAAAGCACTATTATAGATTATCAAAATAACGAAATCCCAATAAATGAAGAGAAACAAACTAGagaaaatgaacaaataaaTAGAATGTACAAAATTGATAATAGATATATAGACAAAGAAATGAATGATGACAATTCGGGAACTTTATCTCGTACTAAATCCGATAGTACCGCAGAAAACACGTGTGTATTTAAGCAAAATGCAGATATATCCAAAAATAATTCCGATTGGTTCGACTATTCGGAAGTGGGAAAATGGGTGCAAAAGGGTCAAATGTGTCTCAAGGAGAAAGATAATGAAACAGATTTTAAAACAGAAACAACAGAGGATTGCAATAAATCCTTCAATGAATTATTGACACAAGTAGCTGAATTAGATCAAATATATGCAGATACACATACAAAGTTAGTGCAAGCAGCCATTGAACAGAATACAACGGATCAATCTATGGATATTGACGTTTGCGATAATCAAACTTATACCAGCTTACAAATGGCTATGAAAAATCCTATTGAATTTATTGATTTACCAAACGAGAGGAAGTATGAGGACGTATGCATACCAAAAGCAGATGTTAATCAATCTTGTCCTTCTCCTCCAGTAACTACGAAGAGAGACGGAACACAGGAAACGGAAGAGAGATTACCGCCTTTACCGCCGAAACGAATCCGCAAAATGCCTTCTATGCCTCTTCTACCTCGTCCTATATCCTCTCATATGACATCTGAGTCATTCGTTGAAGCACCAAACAAAACTTTACCTTCTCTACCTGCTACTCTAACTAAGAACTCAAAACAAGGACTATTTTCAAAATTGTTCGCaaagaaagcaaagaaagaTAAAGACTCAATTTCGAATGTATCTAAAGAAAATAGTCAGCCTTTGTGTTTTACAGGAAATGTTTCATATATGACAACAAACAATACTCCAACTAGCCCACAATTACAAATTTCAAGACCTAGTGCAATAAGTACTAATAGTGTTAAATCGCTTAAGTTGGAAGGCGACGAAACACCACCATATGGAATTGAATTAACAGAAGCTGAACATTATGCATTGTATACTGCTATGGCACCACATGCAACTGTATCAGAGTTTGATGAAATGTCCTTCTATTATAGTCCAGTAGAAGGTGGAAAAATTTattctgaaaaaaaagaaacgtaa
- the LOC100646760 gene encoding uncharacterized protein LOC100646760 isoform X2 has translation MDRSFVLNFYPAERQLFTGIVPEALHTSVLSPKGRETRVESKEGCYADPIIILGKPRLASFATINRTTAINTTKSCPDNSTCSIFHAVDTSRCKKSLSMIDFSSLIMEAENSDLRSDSRSDSSFIEKLEENDKIKDTISNEMGISVGIRKWMDGFATSESEEACCQFFQNPKKAANLVCHVLMLNAWRRRRSEVQYLHGTIDDLSQQIEHLHLQIVVLRRLLDTENIRVSKLTSDVHRAKIQFDEASKEKNTLKLEKVKMENEIKRLTELSEERLVAAENVQNELFTAQDHLHALDMQMSKDREKLLKLREEKKILLEKVTASETLATERGMRADKAESCMEDLQLKLATQIALVESSQEQIERYSKELKVKEDEKIKLLERLKSSEDMVRNLSLRTISLEAQLVDGGVALEHMQEAYNSQLTELRELKERLMRQSQEGGWSSRMLQIAGSVVRAPRVILRTLLSGPVLAS, from the exons atggatagaagttttgtGTTAAACTTCTACCCAGCGGAACGACAGCTGTTCACAGGTATAGTTCCAGAGGCACTGCACACAAGTGTCCTAAGTCCCAAGGGAAGAGAAACGAGAGTAGAGAGCAAGGAGGGATGCTACGCTGATCCAATCATTATTTTGGGAAAGCCTAG ATTGGCTAGCTTTGCAACTATTAATCGAACAACTGCAATTAACACGACGAAAAGTTGTCCGGATAATTCAACATGCTCGATATTCCATGCTGTTGATACCTCACGCTGCAAGAAGAGTTTATCCATGATTGATTTTTCATCTTTAATAATGGAGGCTGAAAATAGCGATCTTAG ATCAGACAGTAGATCAGACAGTAGCTTCATAGAAAAGCtcgaagaaaatgataaaattaaggACACCATTAGCAACGAAATGGGAATCAGTGTTGGTATCAGGAAGTGGATGGACGGGTTCGCGACTTCAGAATCGGAGGAAGCGTGTTGTCAGTTCTTTCAAAACCCGAAGAAAGCAGCGAATTTGGTGTGTCATGTACTTATGCTAAATGCCTGGAGACGTAGACGTAGCGAAGTTCAATATCTACATGGTACGATCGACGACTTGAGCCAACAGATCGAACACCTGCATCTACAAATCGTTGTTCTGCGTCGATTGCTCGACACGGAGAATATCCGTGTCAGTAAACTGACCAGCGACGTTCATCGTGCCAAGATCCAATTCGACGAAGCGTCGAAGGAAAAGAATACGTTGAAATTG GAAAAGGTAAAAATGGAAAACGAGATTAAGCGTTTGACCGAGCTTTCCGAGGAGAGGCTGGTCGCAGcggaaaatgtacaaaatgagCTATTCACCGCACAAGATCACCTTCATGCGCTCGACATGCAGATGTCGAAGGATCGAGAAAAGCTGTTGAAGTTacgggaagaaaaaaaaatactctTGGAAAAG GTGACGGCCAGCGAAACGTTAGCGACGGAACGAGGAATGAGAGCAGACAAAGCTGAATCGTGCATGGAGGATTTACAATTGAAACTCGCTACGCAGATTGCTCTGGTTGAATCTTCGCAGGAACAGATAGAACGATATTCAAA AGAGTTAAAAGTTAAAGAAGATGAGAAAATCAAGTTGTTAGAACGCTTAAAATCAAGCGAAGATATGGTGAGAAATTTAAGCTTGCGAACAATTTCTCTGGAAGCTCAACTAGTTGATGGAGGGGTAGCCCTGGAACACATGCAGGAAGCATACAATTcacaatt AACGGAACTGCGTGAATTGAAAGAACGTTTAATGCGCCAATCCCAAGAAGGGGGTTGGAGTAGTAGAATGTTGCAAATAGCTGGCAGTGTTGTACGAGCGCCGAGGGTTATACTACGAACTTTATTATCAGGTCCAGTGTTAGCTTCTTAA
- the LOC100646760 gene encoding uncharacterized protein LOC100646760 isoform X1: protein MPEIAITPKSLSSLSASTSSREESNQFFTKKRLTRCMQHKFLTYSQLPVRCQRPSRYYRPPRTFFRLASFATINRTTAINTTKSCPDNSTCSIFHAVDTSRCKKSLSMIDFSSLIMEAENSDLRSDSRSDSSFIEKLEENDKIKDTISNEMGISVGIRKWMDGFATSESEEACCQFFQNPKKAANLVCHVLMLNAWRRRRSEVQYLHGTIDDLSQQIEHLHLQIVVLRRLLDTENIRVSKLTSDVHRAKIQFDEASKEKNTLKLEKVKMENEIKRLTELSEERLVAAENVQNELFTAQDHLHALDMQMSKDREKLLKLREEKKILLEKVTASETLATERGMRADKAESCMEDLQLKLATQIALVESSQEQIERYSKELKVKEDEKIKLLERLKSSEDMVRNLSLRTISLEAQLVDGGVALEHMQEAYNSQLTELRELKERLMRQSQEGGWSSRMLQIAGSVVRAPRVILRTLLSGPVLAS, encoded by the exons ATGCCAGAAATTGCGATCACTCCGAAAAGCTTATCTTCCCTGAGTGCTTCAACGAGTTCCAGGGAAGAGTCAAACCAATTTTTTACTAAGAAAAGGCTGACAAGATGCATGCAACATAAATTTCTAACGTACTCGCAACTTCCTGTAAGATGTCAGAGACCCAGTCGGTACTATCGTCCTCCGAGGACATTTTTCAGATTGGCTAGCTTTGCAACTATTAATCGAACAACTGCAATTAACACGACGAAAAGTTGTCCGGATAATTCAACATGCTCGATATTCCATGCTGTTGATACCTCACGCTGCAAGAAGAGTTTATCCATGATTGATTTTTCATCTTTAATAATGGAGGCTGAAAATAGCGATCTTAG ATCAGACAGTAGATCAGACAGTAGCTTCATAGAAAAGCtcgaagaaaatgataaaattaaggACACCATTAGCAACGAAATGGGAATCAGTGTTGGTATCAGGAAGTGGATGGACGGGTTCGCGACTTCAGAATCGGAGGAAGCGTGTTGTCAGTTCTTTCAAAACCCGAAGAAAGCAGCGAATTTGGTGTGTCATGTACTTATGCTAAATGCCTGGAGACGTAGACGTAGCGAAGTTCAATATCTACATGGTACGATCGACGACTTGAGCCAACAGATCGAACACCTGCATCTACAAATCGTTGTTCTGCGTCGATTGCTCGACACGGAGAATATCCGTGTCAGTAAACTGACCAGCGACGTTCATCGTGCCAAGATCCAATTCGACGAAGCGTCGAAGGAAAAGAATACGTTGAAATTG GAAAAGGTAAAAATGGAAAACGAGATTAAGCGTTTGACCGAGCTTTCCGAGGAGAGGCTGGTCGCAGcggaaaatgtacaaaatgagCTATTCACCGCACAAGATCACCTTCATGCGCTCGACATGCAGATGTCGAAGGATCGAGAAAAGCTGTTGAAGTTacgggaagaaaaaaaaatactctTGGAAAAG GTGACGGCCAGCGAAACGTTAGCGACGGAACGAGGAATGAGAGCAGACAAAGCTGAATCGTGCATGGAGGATTTACAATTGAAACTCGCTACGCAGATTGCTCTGGTTGAATCTTCGCAGGAACAGATAGAACGATATTCAAA AGAGTTAAAAGTTAAAGAAGATGAGAAAATCAAGTTGTTAGAACGCTTAAAATCAAGCGAAGATATGGTGAGAAATTTAAGCTTGCGAACAATTTCTCTGGAAGCTCAACTAGTTGATGGAGGGGTAGCCCTGGAACACATGCAGGAAGCATACAATTcacaatt AACGGAACTGCGTGAATTGAAAGAACGTTTAATGCGCCAATCCCAAGAAGGGGGTTGGAGTAGTAGAATGTTGCAAATAGCTGGCAGTGTTGTACGAGCGCCGAGGGTTATACTACGAACTTTATTATCAGGTCCAGTGTTAGCTTCTTAA
- the LOC100646760 gene encoding uncharacterized protein LOC100646760 isoform X3 — protein sequence MPEIAITPKSLSSLSASTSSREESNQFFTKKRLTRCMQHKFLTYSQLPVRCQRPSRYYRPPRTFFRLASFATINRTTAINTTKSCPDNSTCSIFHAVDTSRCKKSLSMIDFSSLIMEAENSDLRSDSRSDSSFIEKLEENDKIKDTISNEMGISVGIRKWMDGFATSESEEACCQFFQNPKKAANLVCHVLMLNAWRRRRSEVQYLHGTIDDLSQQIEHLHLQIVVLRRLLDTENIRVSKLTSDVHRAKIQFDEASKEKNTLKLVTASETLATERGMRADKAESCMEDLQLKLATQIALVESSQEQIERYSKELKVKEDEKIKLLERLKSSEDMVRNLSLRTISLEAQLVDGGVALEHMQEAYNSQLTELRELKERLMRQSQEGGWSSRMLQIAGSVVRAPRVILRTLLSGPVLAS from the exons ATGCCAGAAATTGCGATCACTCCGAAAAGCTTATCTTCCCTGAGTGCTTCAACGAGTTCCAGGGAAGAGTCAAACCAATTTTTTACTAAGAAAAGGCTGACAAGATGCATGCAACATAAATTTCTAACGTACTCGCAACTTCCTGTAAGATGTCAGAGACCCAGTCGGTACTATCGTCCTCCGAGGACATTTTTCAGATTGGCTAGCTTTGCAACTATTAATCGAACAACTGCAATTAACACGACGAAAAGTTGTCCGGATAATTCAACATGCTCGATATTCCATGCTGTTGATACCTCACGCTGCAAGAAGAGTTTATCCATGATTGATTTTTCATCTTTAATAATGGAGGCTGAAAATAGCGATCTTAG ATCAGACAGTAGATCAGACAGTAGCTTCATAGAAAAGCtcgaagaaaatgataaaattaaggACACCATTAGCAACGAAATGGGAATCAGTGTTGGTATCAGGAAGTGGATGGACGGGTTCGCGACTTCAGAATCGGAGGAAGCGTGTTGTCAGTTCTTTCAAAACCCGAAGAAAGCAGCGAATTTGGTGTGTCATGTACTTATGCTAAATGCCTGGAGACGTAGACGTAGCGAAGTTCAATATCTACATGGTACGATCGACGACTTGAGCCAACAGATCGAACACCTGCATCTACAAATCGTTGTTCTGCGTCGATTGCTCGACACGGAGAATATCCGTGTCAGTAAACTGACCAGCGACGTTCATCGTGCCAAGATCCAATTCGACGAAGCGTCGAAGGAAAAGAATACGTTGAAATTG GTGACGGCCAGCGAAACGTTAGCGACGGAACGAGGAATGAGAGCAGACAAAGCTGAATCGTGCATGGAGGATTTACAATTGAAACTCGCTACGCAGATTGCTCTGGTTGAATCTTCGCAGGAACAGATAGAACGATATTCAAA AGAGTTAAAAGTTAAAGAAGATGAGAAAATCAAGTTGTTAGAACGCTTAAAATCAAGCGAAGATATGGTGAGAAATTTAAGCTTGCGAACAATTTCTCTGGAAGCTCAACTAGTTGATGGAGGGGTAGCCCTGGAACACATGCAGGAAGCATACAATTcacaatt AACGGAACTGCGTGAATTGAAAGAACGTTTAATGCGCCAATCCCAAGAAGGGGGTTGGAGTAGTAGAATGTTGCAAATAGCTGGCAGTGTTGTACGAGCGCCGAGGGTTATACTACGAACTTTATTATCAGGTCCAGTGTTAGCTTCTTAA